A part of Microcoleus sp. AS-A8 genomic DNA contains:
- a CDS encoding superoxide dismutase — translation MALNRRNFLVLLGATTGTLALANIACAAEPAAKPTSDNKQNQGGTETFKLPPLPYAYNALEPHIDQATMQFHHDKHHAAYVKNLNDAVNKYPQLKGKSLEDLVRNLSSVPEAIRTTVRNNGGGHLNHTMFWEIMGPNGGGQPKGAIAKAITDSFGSFDTFKQQFNEAGTKRFGSGWAWLVRSKDGKLQVISTANQDSPLMEGSFPIMGNDVWEHAYYLKYQNRRADYLTAWWNVINWNEVNKRYEQAMKS, via the coding sequence ATGGCTCTTAATCGTCGCAATTTTCTAGTTTTACTCGGTGCCACTACAGGGACATTGGCTTTGGCCAATATTGCCTGTGCGGCTGAACCGGCAGCAAAACCGACCTCAGACAATAAGCAGAATCAGGGGGGTACAGAGACTTTCAAACTACCACCTCTACCTTATGCTTACAATGCCCTGGAACCCCATATCGACCAAGCAACCATGCAGTTTCATCATGACAAGCACCATGCGGCTTATGTGAAAAACTTGAATGATGCTGTCAATAAGTACCCACAACTCAAAGGCAAGAGTCTTGAGGACTTGGTGCGTAACCTGAGTAGCGTGCCGGAAGCTATTCGGACAACGGTACGCAACAACGGTGGGGGTCATCTCAATCACACCATGTTCTGGGAAATTATGGGTCCTAATGGTGGTGGACAACCCAAAGGTGCGATCGCTAAAGCTATTACAGATTCTTTTGGCAGCTTCGATACCTTTAAGCAGCAATTTAATGAAGCCGGAACCAAGCGTTTCGGCAGTGGATGGGCTTGGCTCGTTCGCTCCAAAGATGGCAAGCTGCAAGTGATTAGTACGGCGAATCAAGACAGTCCTCTCATGGAGGGCAGCTTTCCGATTATGGGTAACGATGTCTGGGAACATGCTTACTATCTGAAATACCAGAATAGGCGTGCTGATTACTTAACCGCTTGGTGGAATGTCATTAACTGGAATGAAGTGAACAAACGCTATGAGCAAGCCATGAAATCGTAA